A genomic segment from Dechloromonas denitrificans encodes:
- a CDS encoding type IV pilin protein: MALSKAGDLRDRGFTLVELLVVCGILATLAYTAWGSYTGIQEGADDDIARAELQRLADGLKRFKADTGYYPGQGPFILAAPGTIEATNGNGFNCTPLGGILRSWAAPDTDADKDAWHASPTNLALLFESPALCANHPLAYLNRWNPETRRGWHGPYLDIASRKWVDHGIDFNADVANAAGPYAGSPYGAGTPLAGSKILDIPAFGAGTRFRAAGPSGSSCGSPELTAGTCMLGWREIPRETQGYEAGKHELRAHARPFAVFGLANNDSPRVVYFGRDGKYGGRNTTNPCLPNVAATDGDDDVVLCLAH, from the coding sequence ATGGCGCTGTCCAAGGCAGGTGATCTGCGCGACCGCGGTTTTACGCTGGTCGAATTACTGGTGGTTTGCGGCATTCTGGCCACGCTGGCTTATACCGCTTGGGGTAGCTATACCGGTATCCAGGAAGGTGCCGATGACGACATCGCCCGCGCTGAATTGCAGCGCTTGGCCGACGGTCTGAAACGATTCAAGGCCGATACCGGCTACTACCCGGGGCAAGGTCCGTTCATTCTTGCCGCTCCGGGGACGATTGAGGCGACCAATGGAAACGGCTTCAACTGCACGCCGCTGGGCGGTATCCTGCGGAGTTGGGCGGCCCCCGATACTGATGCCGACAAGGATGCCTGGCATGCATCGCCCACCAATCTCGCCTTGCTTTTTGAATCGCCGGCTTTGTGTGCCAATCACCCGCTGGCCTATCTGAACCGCTGGAACCCCGAGACCCGGCGCGGCTGGCATGGCCCTTACCTCGACATTGCTTCGCGCAAGTGGGTCGATCACGGTATCGATTTCAATGCCGATGTGGCCAATGCCGCCGGCCCTTATGCCGGCTCACCTTATGGTGCCGGCACCCCGCTGGCCGGCAGCAAGATTCTAGATATTCCTGCCTTTGGTGCCGGTACGCGCTTCCGCGCCGCCGGGCCGAGCGGCAGTAGTTGCGGCAGTCCGGAACTGACGGCTGGTACTTGCATGCTGGGCTGGCGCGAGATTCCGCGAGAAACACAGGGCTACGAAGCCGGCAAGCATGAATTGCGGGCGCATGCCCGTCCGTTCGCCGTCTTCGGTCTGGCCAATAACGACAGCCCGCGTGTCGTCTATTTCGGCCGCGATGGCAAATATGGTGGCCGCAACACGACCAATCCCTGTTTACCCAATGTCGCCGCCACGGATGGCGATGACGATGTGGTGCTCTGTCTGGCCCACTGA
- a CDS encoding type II secretion system protein gives MLNKLLAMTKAELKSKIQSIDESAIKGRALRRQLAGMKKKEGGFTLLELLVVVAILAAIAGTATIMLQDTDRKGAAAAHVAMMDELSKGIQTFRVLNAGQYPDNFDSLLGNAANNLTGATAATSILSTDLLGNLTLGAFNAADVVALNEVGIKKARVIDPAAVPADAAAGDCATTAAIKALLVSKKSNVTPQNIFRPAAANGCGHTGDAANFAAADAVYFWNTAGNARVNAGAADRLIAFGVGPDSSLFNPSLIGALSNTPVYRHVGNTEYNRFIVLWNTGTATTPAGQATFQAIIDGAGDTKDEELGEVDNIRKT, from the coding sequence ATGTTGAACAAGCTGCTGGCCATGACCAAGGCCGAACTGAAGTCCAAAATCCAGTCCATCGACGAATCCGCAATCAAGGGCCGCGCCCTGCGCCGCCAACTGGCCGGCATGAAGAAAAAAGAAGGCGGCTTCACGCTGCTCGAACTGCTGGTCGTCGTCGCCATCCTGGCCGCCATCGCCGGCACCGCCACCATCATGCTGCAGGATACCGACCGCAAGGGCGCTGCCGCTGCCCACGTCGCGATGATGGATGAGCTGTCGAAGGGTATTCAGACCTTCCGCGTGCTGAACGCCGGTCAATATCCGGATAATTTCGATTCCCTGCTAGGCAATGCCGCCAATAATCTGACCGGCGCGACTGCTGCGACCAGTATTCTCAGCACCGACCTGTTGGGTAATTTGACGCTGGGCGCCTTTAATGCGGCTGACGTTGTTGCGCTGAATGAAGTTGGCATCAAAAAAGCTCGCGTTATCGACCCGGCAGCAGTTCCGGCCGATGCGGCAGCGGGTGATTGCGCAACTACTGCAGCAATCAAGGCATTGCTGGTCAGCAAGAAGAGCAATGTCACGCCGCAAAATATCTTCCGTCCGGCTGCGGCCAACGGTTGTGGTCATACCGGTGATGCTGCCAACTTTGCAGCGGCAGATGCTGTGTACTTCTGGAATACGGCAGGTAATGCCCGTGTTAACGCCGGGGCTGCCGACCGCCTGATCGCTTTTGGTGTCGGCCCGGACAGTTCGCTGTTCAACCCAAGCCTGATTGGTGCTTTGTCGAATACTCCGGTTTATCGCCATGTCGGCAATACCGAGTACAACCGTTTCATCGTCTTGTGGAACACCGGCACTGCTACCACTCCGGCTGGCCAGGCTACCTTCCAAGCCATTATCGACGGTGCCGGCGATACCAAAGACGAAGAACTGGGTGAAGTCGACAACATCCGCAAGACCTAA
- the hemP gene encoding hemin uptake protein HemP codes for MQTTKQMLRAPFLGRQNSGIKAAHASDADNAHYSPQGPVIHVSTGIAKTYTSHELFGSCNELAIAHRGERYSLRITSLGKLILTK; via the coding sequence ATGCAAACCACAAAACAGATGCTTCGCGCCCCGTTTCTCGGACGACAAAACAGCGGCATCAAAGCTGCGCACGCCAGTGATGCCGACAACGCACACTACTCGCCGCAAGGTCCGGTTATTCATGTTTCAACGGGTATTGCCAAAACCTACACCAGCCATGAATTGTTTGGCTCCTGCAACGAGTTGGCAATCGCTCATCGTGGCGAGCGCTATTCGTTGCGCATCACCAGCCTCGGCAAACTGATTCTTACAAAGTAG
- a CDS encoding DUF2325 domain-containing protein → MSDFPFHVAGGVFGGGNSIFLDAVALPLKLPTPKVSSSRRRKLWEIPHKFHCPVIGVCFDCDELRRLMNKVMHLPGDASDFVLHTTAVGNCEERSRLSEILHKTLEKRCELMVRRYAIFKTDADLRAAWRAACKEGRDIPMALWVCWTHPACSEQLEQEIYADIHMIQHQLGSHVRTDQKAMKALQLENADLCRRLDAAQADIEALRKKRAAQANEAAQMIARLRADLVAKEACATHASRESALLRETMVPDTELHRTLVQRLAESEVRARKSKQLAEELAQEVGRLRDFAKYAEETIDSLTREDDALSAIPETHLSGKCVLCVGGRSGAVHSYREMVEQSGGRFMHHDGGLEESMHRIDGVVAAADIVICQAGCISHNAYWRVKEHCKRTGKPCMFVKTSGVTSFGRVVNELGKKI, encoded by the coding sequence ATGTCTGATTTTCCTTTTCATGTCGCCGGTGGTGTGTTTGGCGGTGGTAATTCAATTTTTCTTGATGCTGTTGCCTTGCCGCTCAAATTGCCGACGCCGAAGGTCAGTAGTTCCCGTCGACGAAAACTATGGGAAATCCCGCATAAATTTCATTGTCCAGTAATCGGTGTCTGCTTTGATTGCGACGAATTGCGGCGGTTGATGAACAAGGTGATGCACCTTCCCGGCGATGCTTCGGACTTTGTGCTGCACACGACTGCAGTAGGGAATTGCGAGGAGCGGAGCCGTCTGTCTGAAATCTTGCATAAAACACTGGAGAAGCGTTGCGAGTTGATGGTTCGTCGATACGCCATATTCAAGACCGATGCCGATCTGCGTGCAGCATGGCGCGCGGCTTGCAAGGAGGGTCGGGATATTCCCATGGCACTCTGGGTGTGCTGGACGCATCCGGCCTGCAGTGAGCAATTGGAGCAGGAGATATATGCCGATATCCACATGATCCAGCACCAATTGGGTTCCCATGTCCGTACTGACCAGAAAGCGATGAAGGCACTACAACTGGAGAATGCCGACTTGTGCCGGCGACTTGATGCTGCGCAGGCCGATATCGAGGCATTGCGGAAGAAACGGGCGGCCCAGGCCAATGAAGCGGCCCAGATGATCGCCCGGTTGCGGGCGGATTTGGTGGCCAAGGAAGCGTGCGCTACGCATGCATCAAGAGAGTCGGCCTTGCTGCGTGAAACCATGGTGCCGGATACGGAGTTGCACCGGACACTCGTCCAGCGTCTGGCTGAGAGCGAGGTGCGCGCCAGAAAATCGAAGCAGTTGGCCGAGGAGTTGGCGCAGGAGGTTGGTCGATTGCGTGATTTTGCCAAGTATGCAGAGGAAACAATTGATTCTCTGACGCGGGAGGATGATGCCCTGTCAGCCATTCCAGAAACCCATTTGTCAGGAAAGTGCGTACTTTGTGTCGGCGGGCGTTCGGGTGCGGTGCATTCGTATCGGGAAATGGTCGAGCAGTCTGGGGGGCGTTTCATGCATCACGATGGCGGCCTTGAAGAGAGTATGCATCGTATCGATGGCGTGGTTGCTGCTGCCGATATCGTGATCTGCCAAGCGGGGTGCATCAGCCACAATGCTTACTGGCGGGTAAAAGAACACTGCAAACGGACGGGAAAACCGTGCATGTTCGTCAAGACCAGCGGCGTGACCAGTTTCGGGCGTGTGGTTAACGAACTTGGGAAGAAAATTTAA
- the fur gene encoding ferric iron uptake transcriptional regulator — MGETAINSEKELRRLGLKVTHPRTMVLDLFRNNAGSHLCAEEVFRLLTEQGEDIGRATVYRILSQLDGAGAITRQVFDGIKSVYEINNGGHHDHLVCLQCGRVKEFDDSLIEKRQLKIAADNGFHLAQHNLTLYGYCADCAERLRCSS; from the coding sequence ATGGGGGAGACAGCAATCAATTCAGAAAAAGAACTGCGTCGTTTGGGCTTGAAGGTAACCCATCCACGAACAATGGTCCTGGACTTGTTTCGTAATAATGCCGGAAGCCACCTTTGTGCAGAGGAGGTATTTCGCCTGTTGACTGAACAGGGGGAGGATATTGGTCGAGCCACTGTCTACCGTATTTTGTCCCAGCTTGATGGCGCAGGAGCAATTACACGACAAGTATTCGACGGGATAAAATCAGTTTATGAGATCAATAATGGTGGGCATCACGACCATCTGGTTTGCCTGCAATGTGGCCGCGTTAAAGAGTTCGATGACAGTTTGATCGAAAAGCGTCAATTGAAAATTGCAGCAGATAATGGATTTCATCTGGCCCAGCACAATCTGACCCTCTACGGTTATTGTGCAGATTGTGCGGAGAGGTTGAGATGCTCATCGTAA
- a CDS encoding YggL family protein, producing MTTRHNHRQRKKLHLGEYKELGFTVEIQFVEGLSDAAQDAFLDAFVGQVIEVRKLMYGGSFSYGFVCRDTRADATEEDRTAVREWLAQRSEVQSASVSELVDAWR from the coding sequence ATGACCACACGCCATAACCATCGCCAGCGCAAGAAGCTCCATCTCGGGGAATACAAGGAACTCGGTTTTACGGTCGAAATCCAGTTTGTCGAGGGTTTGTCCGATGCCGCTCAGGATGCTTTCCTCGATGCATTTGTCGGTCAGGTCATCGAAGTGCGCAAGCTGATGTATGGCGGCAGCTTCTCGTATGGTTTCGTTTGTCGCGATACACGCGCCGATGCCACTGAGGAAGACCGTACTGCCGTTCGCGAGTGGCTGGCTCAGCGCAGCGAAGTGCAGTCGGCAAGCGTCAGCGAACTGGTTGATGCCTGGCGATAA